From Cucumis melo cultivar AY chromosome 1, USDA_Cmelo_AY_1.0, whole genome shotgun sequence, a single genomic window includes:
- the LOC103497586 gene encoding uncharacterized protein LOC103497586 isoform X5: protein MGGDTLPLSTSSSILHDGYSSLEHHQSQISTQFPTLLRGYNKFSMETEDDQMNVENGCIIGEFDEIEYEYSSAALDVDICRRRIDRVHREILESYDQLRTRSENLKQAKQKNLSYSPGAWIEQVGGMKLSDYDIPQTISLILIGPKGSGKSSLINRISKVFEEDHFAPERAQVSCNSSGEGGTFFLHEYMILRKSKSFCLYDTRGLSDDPSDNIETLKQWMSKGVRHVLKSIDGDDKQKDYDRVITTAFNCPYLSYGDLLSFADRVRVRGHLGNLLGIPSTKQIFDIPDRYDPVTELTIIDMLHYCLEHADKNLPHKRWMVIKDMFSVSAADIYFVAIMMIVFISASLYQVYVHRCLEQQKPKNVEEIVWHEIRHLWLDE, encoded by the exons ATGGGTGGCGATACACTTCCtctttctacttcttcttccatcCTTCATG ATGGGTATTCCTCTCTCGAGCATCATCAGTCCCAAATTTCTACTCAGTTCCCCACTCTCCTCAG GGGTTACAATAAATTTAGCATGGAAACTGAGGATGATCAGATGAATGTGGAAAATGGATGTATCATCGGAGAATTTGATGAGATTGAATATGAATACTCTTCGGCTGCTTTGGATGTGGATATCTGTCGGAGGAGGATAGATAGAGTGCATAGAGAGATCTTGGAGAGCTATGATCAATTACGGACTCGTAGTGAGAACTTGAAACAGGCTAAGCAAAAAAATTTGAG CTATTCTCCTGGAGCATGGATTGAGCAGGTAGGTGGAATGAAATTATCCGACTACGATATACCACAAACAATATCACTTATATTGATTGGTCCAAAAGGATCCGGTAAAAGTAGTCTGATAAATAGGATCTCCAAGGTGTTTGAGGAGGACCATTTTGCCCCAGAAAGAGCACAAGTATCAT GTAATTCATCTGGTGAAGGTGGAACCTTTTTCCTTCATGAATATATGATCCTCAGGAAGTCAAAATCTTTTTGTTTATATGACACACGTGGTCTGTCTGATGATCCCTCTGATAACATTGAAACGTTGAAACAGTGGATGAGCAAGGGTGTTCGCCATG TTCTTAAATCAATAGACGGTGATGATAAACAGAAGGATTATGACAGAGTGATAACGACTGCATTCAATTGCCCTTATTTATCATATGGAG ATCTACTTTCCTTTGCGGACCGTGTTCGTGTACGTGGTCATTTAGGAAATCTATTAGGTATTCCGTCGACAAAACAAATATTTGACATCCCAG ATAGGTATGATCCAGTCACGGAGTTGACAATAATTGATATGTTACATTACTGTTTGGAGCATGCTGATAAAAACCTTCCTCATAAGCGCTGGATGGTGATCAag GATATGTTCTCTGTATCAGCGGCAGATATATACTTTGTAGCCATTATGATGATTGTTTTCATCTCAGCTTCTCTGTATCAGGTGTATGTTCATCGTTGTCTTGAGCAACAGAAGCCGAAGAATGTAGAGGAGATAGTTTGGCATGAGATCCGGCATTTGTGGCTTGACGAGTAA
- the LOC103497586 gene encoding uncharacterized protein LOC103497586 isoform X4: MGGDTLPLSTSSSILHDGYSSLEHHQSQISTQFPTLLRGYNKFSMETEDDQMNVENGCIIGEFDEIEYEYSSAALDVDICRRRIDRVHREILESYDQLRTRSENLKQAKQKNLSYSPGAWIEQVGGMKLSDYDIPQTISLILIGPKGSGKSSLINRISKVFEEDHFAPERAQVSCNSSGEGGTFFLHEYMILRKSKSFCLYDTRGLSDDPSDNIETLKQWMSKGVRHVLKSIDGDDKQKDYDRVITTAFNCPYLSYGDDKPVVVLTHGDLLSFADRVRVRGHLGNLLGIPSTKQIFDIPDRYDPVTELTIIDMLHYCLEHADKNLPHKRWMVIKDMFSVSAADIYFVAIMMIVFISASLYQVYVHRCLEQQKPKNVEEIVWHEIRHLWLDE; this comes from the exons ATGGGTGGCGATACACTTCCtctttctacttcttcttccatcCTTCATG ATGGGTATTCCTCTCTCGAGCATCATCAGTCCCAAATTTCTACTCAGTTCCCCACTCTCCTCAG GGGTTACAATAAATTTAGCATGGAAACTGAGGATGATCAGATGAATGTGGAAAATGGATGTATCATCGGAGAATTTGATGAGATTGAATATGAATACTCTTCGGCTGCTTTGGATGTGGATATCTGTCGGAGGAGGATAGATAGAGTGCATAGAGAGATCTTGGAGAGCTATGATCAATTACGGACTCGTAGTGAGAACTTGAAACAGGCTAAGCAAAAAAATTTGAG CTATTCTCCTGGAGCATGGATTGAGCAGGTAGGTGGAATGAAATTATCCGACTACGATATACCACAAACAATATCACTTATATTGATTGGTCCAAAAGGATCCGGTAAAAGTAGTCTGATAAATAGGATCTCCAAGGTGTTTGAGGAGGACCATTTTGCCCCAGAAAGAGCACAAGTATCAT GTAATTCATCTGGTGAAGGTGGAACCTTTTTCCTTCATGAATATATGATCCTCAGGAAGTCAAAATCTTTTTGTTTATATGACACACGTGGTCTGTCTGATGATCCCTCTGATAACATTGAAACGTTGAAACAGTGGATGAGCAAGGGTGTTCGCCATG TTCTTAAATCAATAGACGGTGATGATAAACAGAAGGATTATGACAGAGTGATAACGACTGCATTCAATTGCCCTTATTTATCATATGGAG ATGATAAACCAGTTGTTGTTTTAACTCATGGAGATCTACTTTCCTTTGCGGACCGTGTTCGTGTACGTGGTCATTTAGGAAATCTATTAGGTATTCCGTCGACAAAACAAATATTTGACATCCCAG ATAGGTATGATCCAGTCACGGAGTTGACAATAATTGATATGTTACATTACTGTTTGGAGCATGCTGATAAAAACCTTCCTCATAAGCGCTGGATGGTGATCAag GATATGTTCTCTGTATCAGCGGCAGATATATACTTTGTAGCCATTATGATGATTGTTTTCATCTCAGCTTCTCTGTATCAGGTGTATGTTCATCGTTGTCTTGAGCAACAGAAGCCGAAGAATGTAGAGGAGATAGTTTGGCATGAGATCCGGCATTTGTGGCTTGACGAGTAA
- the LOC103497586 gene encoding uncharacterized protein LOC103497586 isoform X1, giving the protein MGGDTLPLSTSSSILHDGYSSLEHHQSQISTQFPTLLRGYNKFSMETEDDQMNVENGCIIGEFDEIEYEYSSAALDVDICRRRIDRVHREILESYDQLRTRSENLKQAKQKNLSYSPGAWIEQVGGMKLSDYDIPQTISLILIGPKGSGKSSLINRISKVFEEDHFAPERAQVSCNSSGEGGTFFLHEYMILRKSKSFCLYDTRGLSDDPSDNIETLKQWMSKGVRHGELVTRKSDASNFINRMKCKARQSFPRSRVIRIINFVIFVVDGLSVLKSIDGDDKQKDYDRVITTAFNCPYLSYGDDKPVVVLTHGDLLSFADRVRVRGHLGNLLGIPSTKQIFDIPDRYDPVTELTIIDMLHYCLEHADKNLPHKRWMVIKDMFSVSAADIYFVAIMMIVFISASLYQVYVHRCLEQQKPKNVEEIVWHEIRHLWLDE; this is encoded by the exons ATGGGTGGCGATACACTTCCtctttctacttcttcttccatcCTTCATG ATGGGTATTCCTCTCTCGAGCATCATCAGTCCCAAATTTCTACTCAGTTCCCCACTCTCCTCAG GGGTTACAATAAATTTAGCATGGAAACTGAGGATGATCAGATGAATGTGGAAAATGGATGTATCATCGGAGAATTTGATGAGATTGAATATGAATACTCTTCGGCTGCTTTGGATGTGGATATCTGTCGGAGGAGGATAGATAGAGTGCATAGAGAGATCTTGGAGAGCTATGATCAATTACGGACTCGTAGTGAGAACTTGAAACAGGCTAAGCAAAAAAATTTGAG CTATTCTCCTGGAGCATGGATTGAGCAGGTAGGTGGAATGAAATTATCCGACTACGATATACCACAAACAATATCACTTATATTGATTGGTCCAAAAGGATCCGGTAAAAGTAGTCTGATAAATAGGATCTCCAAGGTGTTTGAGGAGGACCATTTTGCCCCAGAAAGAGCACAAGTATCAT GTAATTCATCTGGTGAAGGTGGAACCTTTTTCCTTCATGAATATATGATCCTCAGGAAGTCAAAATCTTTTTGTTTATATGACACACGTGGTCTGTCTGATGATCCCTCTGATAACATTGAAACGTTGAAACAGTGGATGAGCAAGGGTGTTCGCCATGGTGAGCTTGTCACCAG GAAATCTGATGCTTCGAATTTCATAAATAGAATGAAGTGTAAAGCTCGCCAAAGCTTCCCTCGTTCTAGGGTGATCAGAATAATcaattttgtcatatttgttGTTGATGGCCTTTCAGTTCTTAAATCAATAGACGGTGATGATAAACAGAAGGATTATGACAGAGTGATAACGACTGCATTCAATTGCCCTTATTTATCATATGGAG ATGATAAACCAGTTGTTGTTTTAACTCATGGAGATCTACTTTCCTTTGCGGACCGTGTTCGTGTACGTGGTCATTTAGGAAATCTATTAGGTATTCCGTCGACAAAACAAATATTTGACATCCCAG ATAGGTATGATCCAGTCACGGAGTTGACAATAATTGATATGTTACATTACTGTTTGGAGCATGCTGATAAAAACCTTCCTCATAAGCGCTGGATGGTGATCAag GATATGTTCTCTGTATCAGCGGCAGATATATACTTTGTAGCCATTATGATGATTGTTTTCATCTCAGCTTCTCTGTATCAGGTGTATGTTCATCGTTGTCTTGAGCAACAGAAGCCGAAGAATGTAGAGGAGATAGTTTGGCATGAGATCCGGCATTTGTGGCTTGACGAGTAA
- the LOC103497586 gene encoding uncharacterized protein LOC103497586 isoform X3: protein MGGDTLPLSTSSSILHDGYSSLEHHQSQISTQFPTLLRGYNKFSMETEDDQMNVENGCIIGEFDEIEYEYSSAALDVDICRRRIDRVHREILESYDQLRTRSENLKQAKQKNLSYSPGAWIEQVGGMKLSDYDIPQTISLILIGPKGSGKSSLINRISKVFEEDHFAPERAQVSCNSSGEGGTFFLHEYMILRKSKSFCLYDTRGLSDDPSDNIETLKQWMSKGVRHGELVTRKSDASNFINRMKCKARQSFPRSRVIRIINFVIFVVDGLSVLKSIDGDDKQKDYDRVITTAFNCPYLSYGDDKPVVVLTHGDLLSFADRVRVRGHLGNLLGIPSTKQIFDIPDRYDPVTELTIIDMLHYCLEHADKNLPHKRWMVIKVYVHRCLEQQKPKNVEEIVWHEIRHLWLDE from the exons ATGGGTGGCGATACACTTCCtctttctacttcttcttccatcCTTCATG ATGGGTATTCCTCTCTCGAGCATCATCAGTCCCAAATTTCTACTCAGTTCCCCACTCTCCTCAG GGGTTACAATAAATTTAGCATGGAAACTGAGGATGATCAGATGAATGTGGAAAATGGATGTATCATCGGAGAATTTGATGAGATTGAATATGAATACTCTTCGGCTGCTTTGGATGTGGATATCTGTCGGAGGAGGATAGATAGAGTGCATAGAGAGATCTTGGAGAGCTATGATCAATTACGGACTCGTAGTGAGAACTTGAAACAGGCTAAGCAAAAAAATTTGAG CTATTCTCCTGGAGCATGGATTGAGCAGGTAGGTGGAATGAAATTATCCGACTACGATATACCACAAACAATATCACTTATATTGATTGGTCCAAAAGGATCCGGTAAAAGTAGTCTGATAAATAGGATCTCCAAGGTGTTTGAGGAGGACCATTTTGCCCCAGAAAGAGCACAAGTATCAT GTAATTCATCTGGTGAAGGTGGAACCTTTTTCCTTCATGAATATATGATCCTCAGGAAGTCAAAATCTTTTTGTTTATATGACACACGTGGTCTGTCTGATGATCCCTCTGATAACATTGAAACGTTGAAACAGTGGATGAGCAAGGGTGTTCGCCATGGTGAGCTTGTCACCAG GAAATCTGATGCTTCGAATTTCATAAATAGAATGAAGTGTAAAGCTCGCCAAAGCTTCCCTCGTTCTAGGGTGATCAGAATAATcaattttgtcatatttgttGTTGATGGCCTTTCAGTTCTTAAATCAATAGACGGTGATGATAAACAGAAGGATTATGACAGAGTGATAACGACTGCATTCAATTGCCCTTATTTATCATATGGAG ATGATAAACCAGTTGTTGTTTTAACTCATGGAGATCTACTTTCCTTTGCGGACCGTGTTCGTGTACGTGGTCATTTAGGAAATCTATTAGGTATTCCGTCGACAAAACAAATATTTGACATCCCAG ATAGGTATGATCCAGTCACGGAGTTGACAATAATTGATATGTTACATTACTGTTTGGAGCATGCTGATAAAAACCTTCCTCATAAGCGCTGGATGGTGATCAag GTGTATGTTCATCGTTGTCTTGAGCAACAGAAGCCGAAGAATGTAGAGGAGATAGTTTGGCATGAGATCCGGCATTTGTGGCTTGACGAGTAA
- the LOC103497586 gene encoding uncharacterized protein LOC103497586 isoform X2: MGGDTLPLSTSSSILHDGYSSLEHHQSQISTQFPTLLRGYNKFSMETEDDQMNVENGCIIGEFDEIEYEYSSAALDVDICRRRIDRVHREILESYDQLRTRSENLKQAKQKNLSYSPGAWIEQVGGMKLSDYDIPQTISLILIGPKGSGKSSLINRISKVFEEDHFAPERAQVSCNSSGEGGTFFLHEYMILRKSKSFCLYDTRGLSDDPSDNIETLKQWMSKGVRHGELVTRKSDASNFINRMKCKARQSFPRSRVIRIINFVIFVVDGLSVLKSIDGDDKQKDYDRVITTAFNCPYLSYGDLLSFADRVRVRGHLGNLLGIPSTKQIFDIPDRYDPVTELTIIDMLHYCLEHADKNLPHKRWMVIKDMFSVSAADIYFVAIMMIVFISASLYQVYVHRCLEQQKPKNVEEIVWHEIRHLWLDE, from the exons ATGGGTGGCGATACACTTCCtctttctacttcttcttccatcCTTCATG ATGGGTATTCCTCTCTCGAGCATCATCAGTCCCAAATTTCTACTCAGTTCCCCACTCTCCTCAG GGGTTACAATAAATTTAGCATGGAAACTGAGGATGATCAGATGAATGTGGAAAATGGATGTATCATCGGAGAATTTGATGAGATTGAATATGAATACTCTTCGGCTGCTTTGGATGTGGATATCTGTCGGAGGAGGATAGATAGAGTGCATAGAGAGATCTTGGAGAGCTATGATCAATTACGGACTCGTAGTGAGAACTTGAAACAGGCTAAGCAAAAAAATTTGAG CTATTCTCCTGGAGCATGGATTGAGCAGGTAGGTGGAATGAAATTATCCGACTACGATATACCACAAACAATATCACTTATATTGATTGGTCCAAAAGGATCCGGTAAAAGTAGTCTGATAAATAGGATCTCCAAGGTGTTTGAGGAGGACCATTTTGCCCCAGAAAGAGCACAAGTATCAT GTAATTCATCTGGTGAAGGTGGAACCTTTTTCCTTCATGAATATATGATCCTCAGGAAGTCAAAATCTTTTTGTTTATATGACACACGTGGTCTGTCTGATGATCCCTCTGATAACATTGAAACGTTGAAACAGTGGATGAGCAAGGGTGTTCGCCATGGTGAGCTTGTCACCAG GAAATCTGATGCTTCGAATTTCATAAATAGAATGAAGTGTAAAGCTCGCCAAAGCTTCCCTCGTTCTAGGGTGATCAGAATAATcaattttgtcatatttgttGTTGATGGCCTTTCAGTTCTTAAATCAATAGACGGTGATGATAAACAGAAGGATTATGACAGAGTGATAACGACTGCATTCAATTGCCCTTATTTATCATATGGAG ATCTACTTTCCTTTGCGGACCGTGTTCGTGTACGTGGTCATTTAGGAAATCTATTAGGTATTCCGTCGACAAAACAAATATTTGACATCCCAG ATAGGTATGATCCAGTCACGGAGTTGACAATAATTGATATGTTACATTACTGTTTGGAGCATGCTGATAAAAACCTTCCTCATAAGCGCTGGATGGTGATCAag GATATGTTCTCTGTATCAGCGGCAGATATATACTTTGTAGCCATTATGATGATTGTTTTCATCTCAGCTTCTCTGTATCAGGTGTATGTTCATCGTTGTCTTGAGCAACAGAAGCCGAAGAATGTAGAGGAGATAGTTTGGCATGAGATCCGGCATTTGTGGCTTGACGAGTAA
- the LOC103497585 gene encoding GTP cyclohydrolase 1, whose product MSMEVENGVKHCGFEDEPETIAIMNAVKVLLQGLGEDINREGIKKTPLRVAKALREGTRGYGQTANEIIQSALFPEDGLHNGVGQAGGAGGIVIVRDIDFFSYCESCLLPFQVKCHVGYVPSGQRVVGLSKLSRAADVFAKRLQKPQRLADQICSALQHGIKPGGVAVVLHCLHTHFPSLESFFLDSKSPGWVKVQVQSGSGAFESQDADIWMEFFSLLKFRGTYPTKAGAPDSNAQHWCPSHFSSASKFSTKPEPLNLKMTTAVTSILRSLGEDPSRKELLGTPGHFVNWLMNFQNCNVEMKMDMNKLNGFANGRTHFDHNENSNLPEKQIQSEMNFLFWSQCEHHLLPFYGVVHIGFIRDDGLTPLEKSRLNSVIHFYGFKLQVQERMTRQIAETVSSLLGTDVIVVAEGSHTCMISRGIEKFGSTTATVAALGRFSSDAAARSMFLQSIPQTTIGEL is encoded by the exons ATGTCAATGGAGGTTGAGAATGGAGTGAAACATTGCGGGTTCGAGGATGAACCTGAGACTATTGCTATAATGAATGCTGTCAAAGTTTTGTTGCAGGGTTTAGGGGAAGATATCAACAGAGAGGGTATCAAAAAGACCCCTCTTCGTGTGGCCAAAGCTCTTAGAGAAGGAACAAGAG GCTATGGACAGACAGCCAATGAAATTATTCAAAGTGCTTTATTTCCTGAAGATGGACTGCATAATGGTGTTGGTCAGGCTGGAGGTGCAGGTGGGATTGTGATTGTTCGAGATATCGACTTCTTCTCATATTGTGAGTCATGTCTGCTTCCATTTCAAGTGAAATGTCATGTGGGCTATGTTCCATCTGGTCAACGAGTTGTAGGGCTCAGCAAGCTCTCTCGAGCGGCAGATGTGTTTGCAAAGCGACTTCAAAAGCCTCAGCGTCTAGCTGATCAGATTTGTTCAGCTCTGCAACATGGGATCAAGCCAGGAGGTGTTGCTGTTGTTCTTCATTGTTTGCATACTCATTTCCCCAGCTTGGAGTCATTCTTTCTTGACTCAAAATCCCCGGGATGGGTCAAAGTGCAGGTGCAATCTGGTTCAGGAGCTTTTGAAAGCCAAGATGCTGATATCTGGATGGAGTTTTTCAgtcttttaaaatttagagGCACATATCCGACTAAAGCTGGGGCACCAGATTCAAATGCTCAACATTGGTGCCCATCTCATTTTTCTTCAGCTTCTAAATTCTCAACCAAACCTGAGCCGTTAAATCTAAAAATGACCACTGCAGTGACATCAATTTTGAGGTCGTTAGGTGAAGACCCATCAAGGAAAGAGCTTCTTGGAACACCTGGTCACTTTGTGAACTGGCTAATGAACTTCCAAAACTGTAATGTGGAAATGAAGATGGATATGAACAAGCTCAATGGCTTTGCTAATGGTAGAACTCATTTTGATCACAATGAGAACAGTAACCTCCCCGAGAAACAGATTCAATCAGAGATGAATTTTTTGTTCTGGTCTCAATGTGAGCACCATTTGCTCCCCTTTTACGGCGTCGTCCATATAGGATTCATAAGAGATGATGGACTCACTCCCCTTGAGAAATCACGTTTAAACTCAGTAATACATTTTTATGGTTTCAAGCTCCAAGTTCAGGAAAGAATGACCAGGCAGATAGCAGAGACAGTTTCATCATTATTAGGAACAGACGTGATAGTTGTTGCGGAGGGAAGTCATACCTGTATGATCTCAAGAGGAATCGAGAAGTTTGGTAGCACAACAGCTACAGTTGCTGCGCTTGGTCGGTTTTCATCTGATGCAGCTGCAAGATCCATGTTCTTGCAGAGCATTCCACAAACTACCATTGGAGAACTGTAA